A single window of Anomaloglossus baeobatrachus isolate aAnoBae1 chromosome 5, aAnoBae1.hap1, whole genome shotgun sequence DNA harbors:
- the POLD4 gene encoding DNA polymerase delta subunit 4 has protein sequence MERTKQLTDYLPVTKSGSKRGRKQKRDDGKTVKRKAESSKQDTKVALVLELSPLDKLIQFDLDWRFGPCTGITRLERWQRAHDLGLAPPKNVKDILVAHYTDSQYQFNLWSSYAI, from the exons ATGGAGAGAACGAAACAGCTGACAGACTACCTGCCTGTGACCAAGAGTGGAAGCAAGAGGGGCAGAAAGCAGAAGAGAGATGATGGGAAGACAGTCAAGAGGAAGGCAGAGAGCAGCAAGCAGGACACCAAGG TAGCTTTGGTCCTGGAATTATCACCCTTGGATAAGCTTATCCAGTTTGATCTCGACTGGCGATTTGGACCCTGTACTG GCATCACACGTTTGGAGCGGTGGCAGAGAGCACATGACTTGGGATTGGCACCTCCAAAGAACGTAAAAGACATCCTAGTGGCCCATTACACTGATTCTCAATACCAGTTCAA CTTGTGGAGTTCATACGCCATCTGA